In a single window of the Rhodamnia argentea isolate NSW1041297 chromosome 2, ASM2092103v1, whole genome shotgun sequence genome:
- the LOC115745069 gene encoding G-type lectin S-receptor-like serine/threonine-protein kinase At5g35370 isoform X1, whose protein sequence is MFFASAAPSTLFMGFLLVLPTIFFSCTLVSALPFSELVYPNFTGSYLQFIDTSGVFLLSRNRTYKASICNPDAQQINFYLCVIHVASNIMIWSANRDHPFSEAGKVYLTSKGITIANETGNEVWSALPTHSSVNALLLSDMGNLVLVNQANVSLWESFHYPTDTIVIGQQLPVGTSLSGAVSASDLSTSDYQLGLTSSDARLQWHGQTYWKLSMDTRAYTVSGFMVEFMVVNGTGLYLLGHNGSVVVQVVLASADFRIAKLDASGQFTVNSFSNGKWNQEFVGPSDSCRLPFVCDRIGQCSANSASKTPDCSCPSNFHPSSPSSNTCVPFDGSFSLFSACNSSNNGSQVNSSAASYLTIGYGHDYFSNDFSERLEYGVNLSVCQEVCSGDCSCFGVFYENSSGSCYKIENKLGSIISSTSSENDLLGYIKVVAAPSTNFDGNNNSGDQSQEFPLVALILLPSAACCVLIAIGLVWLRRRRISKFGEVKLGHPSSPSSEELDAFRIPGLPRRFDYKELEVATDNFKTLIGSGGFGAVYKGTLPDKTVVAVKKITNLGIQGKRDFCTEIAVIGNIHHVNLVKLKGFCAQGSVRLLVYEYMNRGSLDRILFGTGPVLEWQERLNIALGTARGLAYLHRGCEHKIIHCDIKPENILLHDHFPAKISDFGLSKLLNPEQSSLFTTMRGTRGYLAPEWLTSSAITEKTDVYSFGMVLLELVSGRKNCLLRTQSHSLEDDSTASHASSSSGSGLIYFPLFALEMHEQGKYLELADPRLENRVTSQEVEGMTRVALCCVHEEPSLRPNMATVVGMLEGRIPFCQPRVESLNFLRFYGRRFTEASMIGEQNRSNNAILYSEANVLLTSTAGGSHRSFSYMSSQQVSGPR, encoded by the coding sequence ATGTTCTTTGCATCTGCTGCTCCATCCACTCTCTTCATGGGATTCCTCTTAGTCTTGCCTACAATTTTCTTCTCTTGCACTCTGGTCTCAGCTCTTCCTTTCTCAGAACTCGTATACCCGAATTTCACTGGTTCATACCTTCAGTTCATTGACACCTCTGGGGTGTTTCTGTTATCTCGTAATAGAACATATAAAGCTTCCATTTGCAATCCTGATGCTCAACAAATCAACTTCTACCTTTGTGTCATTCATGTAGCGTCTAACATCATGATCTGGTCTGCTAATCGGGATCATCCTTTCTCTGAAGCTGGTAAAGTTTATCTTACTTCTAAGGGGATTACCATTGCTAATGAAACAGGCAATGAGGTATGGTCGGCTCTGCCAACTCATTCATCTGTAAATGCTTTGTTGCTAAGCGACATGGGTAATCTGGTCCTGGTCAATCAAGCCAACGTATCGCTGTGGGAAAGTTTCCATTATCCAACAGATACAATTGTGATCGGGCAACAGTTGCCTGTAGGAACATCACTTTCCGGTGCTGTATCAGCTTCTGACTTGTCAACCAGCGACTACCAGCTTGGACTTACTTCTTCAGATGCTAGATTGCAGTGGCATGGACAAACATATTGGAAATTGTCAATGGATACCAGGGCATACACCGTTTCAGGTTTCATGGTCGAGTTTATGGTCGTAAACGGGACAGGCCTATATCTCCTTGGTCACAATGGATCAGTGGTTGTTCAGGTGGTCTTGGCATCTGCTGATTTCCGAATTGCCAAGTTAGATGCCTCTGGCCAGTTCACGGTCAATAGCTTTTCCAATGGGAAATGGAACCAGGAGTTTGTGGGGCCATCTGATAGTTGTCGACTCCCGTTTGTCTGCGACAGAATTGGGCAGTGTTCGGCCAATTCCGCTTCTAAAACTCCTGACTGTTCATGTCCCTCTAATTTCCATCCGAGTTCTCCGAGCTCAAATACTTGTGTGCCATTTGATGGTTCCTTTTCGCTATTTTCAGCTTGTAACTCATCAAATAATGGTAGTCAAGTGAATTCGTCTGCTGCTTCATATTTGACTATCGGATATGGCCACGACTACTTCTCCAATGATTTCTCTGAGCGGCTGGAGTATGGGGTGAATCTGTCTGTCTGTCAAGAAGTCTGCTCTGGTGATTGTTCTTGCTTTGGagtattttatgaaaattcatctGGTTCTTGTTATAAGATTGAAAATAAGTTGGGGTCCATTATATCGAGCACTAGCAGTGAAAATGATCTGTTGGGATACATCAAAGTTGTGGCCGCCCCTTCAACCAACTTTGATGGTAACAACAATTCCGGTGATCAAAGTCAAGAATTTCCTTTGGTTGCTCTCATACTGTTACCTTCCGCTGCATGCTGCGTCCTAATTGCAATAGGATTGGTCTGGTTGAGAAGACGGAGAATCTCAAAGTTTGGGGAGGTAAAATTAGGCCATCCTAGCTCTCCTTCCTCGGAAGAGCTTGATGCCTTCCGCATCCCTGGCTTACCTAGAAGGTTTGATTATAAAGAGTTAGAAGTTGCTACAGATAACTTTAAGACCCTGATTGGGTCAGGTGGGTTTGGTGCTGTATATAAAGGTACACTTCCTGATAAAACAGTCGTTGCTGTAAAGAAGATCACCAACTTAGGGATCCAAGGGAAAAGAGACTTCTGCACTGAGATTGCTGTAATTGGAAATATCCATCATGTCAATTTGGTTAAACTGAAAGGTTTTTGTGCCCAAGGTAGCGTTCGCTTGTTAGTTTATGAGTATATGAATCGTGGGTCACTGGATAGGATCCTTTTTGGCACGGGACCTGTTTTGGAATGGCAAGAGAGGTTAAATATTGCACTAGGAACAGCACGTGGCCTTGCATACTTGCACAGAGGTTGCGAACATAAAATTATTCATTGTGATATCAAGCCGGAAAACATTCTTCTGCACGATCATTTCCCGGCAAAGATCTCTGATTTTGGGCTTTCAAAGCTTCTGAACCCAGAGCAGTCCAGCCTCTTCACAACAATGAGAGGCACTCGTGGCTACCTTGCACCTGAATGGCTGACAAGCTCTGCGATTACTGAAAAGACAGATGTTTATAGTTTTGGGATGGTGTTGCTTGAACTTGTGAGTGGCAGAAAAAACTGCTTATTGCGAACTCAAAGTCACAGTTTGGAGGACGATAGCACTGCTTCGCATGCATCTTCATCATCAGGGTCGGGACTCATATATTTTCCTCTGTTTGCCTTAGAGATGCATGAACAAGGAAAGTACTTGGAACTTGCTGATCCAAGACTAGAGAACCGGGTGACAAGTCAGGAGGTGGAGGGAATGACACGAGTCGCTCTGTGTTGTGTTCATGAGGAACCATCACTACGGCCAAACATGGCTACTGTGGTCGGAATGCTTGAAGGGCGGATCCCATTTTGTCAGCCCAGAGTAgaatctttgaactttttgcGCTTCTATGGGCGTAGATTTACTGAGGCTTCCATGATAGGAGAACAAAACAGATCAAACAATGCAATCTTATATTCTGAAGCGAATGTTCTTCTTACAAGCACAGCTGGCGGTTCCCATAGATCGTTCTCTTACATGTCTTCTCAGCAAGTTTCTGGCCCGAGATAG
- the LOC115745069 gene encoding G-type lectin S-receptor-like serine/threonine-protein kinase At5g35370 isoform X2, with product MGNLVLVNQANVSLWESFHYPTDTIVIGQQLPVGTSLSGAVSASDLSTSDYQLGLTSSDARLQWHGQTYWKLSMDTRAYTVSGFMVEFMVVNGTGLYLLGHNGSVVVQVVLASADFRIAKLDASGQFTVNSFSNGKWNQEFVGPSDSCRLPFVCDRIGQCSANSASKTPDCSCPSNFHPSSPSSNTCVPFDGSFSLFSACNSSNNGSQVNSSAASYLTIGYGHDYFSNDFSERLEYGVNLSVCQEVCSGDCSCFGVFYENSSGSCYKIENKLGSIISSTSSENDLLGYIKVVAAPSTNFDGNNNSGDQSQEFPLVALILLPSAACCVLIAIGLVWLRRRRISKFGEVKLGHPSSPSSEELDAFRIPGLPRRFDYKELEVATDNFKTLIGSGGFGAVYKGTLPDKTVVAVKKITNLGIQGKRDFCTEIAVIGNIHHVNLVKLKGFCAQGSVRLLVYEYMNRGSLDRILFGTGPVLEWQERLNIALGTARGLAYLHRGCEHKIIHCDIKPENILLHDHFPAKISDFGLSKLLNPEQSSLFTTMRGTRGYLAPEWLTSSAITEKTDVYSFGMVLLELVSGRKNCLLRTQSHSLEDDSTASHASSSSGSGLIYFPLFALEMHEQGKYLELADPRLENRVTSQEVEGMTRVALCCVHEEPSLRPNMATVVGMLEGRIPFCQPRVESLNFLRFYGRRFTEASMIGEQNRSNNAILYSEANVLLTSTAGGSHRSFSYMSSQQVSGPR from the coding sequence ATGGGTAATCTGGTCCTGGTCAATCAAGCCAACGTATCGCTGTGGGAAAGTTTCCATTATCCAACAGATACAATTGTGATCGGGCAACAGTTGCCTGTAGGAACATCACTTTCCGGTGCTGTATCAGCTTCTGACTTGTCAACCAGCGACTACCAGCTTGGACTTACTTCTTCAGATGCTAGATTGCAGTGGCATGGACAAACATATTGGAAATTGTCAATGGATACCAGGGCATACACCGTTTCAGGTTTCATGGTCGAGTTTATGGTCGTAAACGGGACAGGCCTATATCTCCTTGGTCACAATGGATCAGTGGTTGTTCAGGTGGTCTTGGCATCTGCTGATTTCCGAATTGCCAAGTTAGATGCCTCTGGCCAGTTCACGGTCAATAGCTTTTCCAATGGGAAATGGAACCAGGAGTTTGTGGGGCCATCTGATAGTTGTCGACTCCCGTTTGTCTGCGACAGAATTGGGCAGTGTTCGGCCAATTCCGCTTCTAAAACTCCTGACTGTTCATGTCCCTCTAATTTCCATCCGAGTTCTCCGAGCTCAAATACTTGTGTGCCATTTGATGGTTCCTTTTCGCTATTTTCAGCTTGTAACTCATCAAATAATGGTAGTCAAGTGAATTCGTCTGCTGCTTCATATTTGACTATCGGATATGGCCACGACTACTTCTCCAATGATTTCTCTGAGCGGCTGGAGTATGGGGTGAATCTGTCTGTCTGTCAAGAAGTCTGCTCTGGTGATTGTTCTTGCTTTGGagtattttatgaaaattcatctGGTTCTTGTTATAAGATTGAAAATAAGTTGGGGTCCATTATATCGAGCACTAGCAGTGAAAATGATCTGTTGGGATACATCAAAGTTGTGGCCGCCCCTTCAACCAACTTTGATGGTAACAACAATTCCGGTGATCAAAGTCAAGAATTTCCTTTGGTTGCTCTCATACTGTTACCTTCCGCTGCATGCTGCGTCCTAATTGCAATAGGATTGGTCTGGTTGAGAAGACGGAGAATCTCAAAGTTTGGGGAGGTAAAATTAGGCCATCCTAGCTCTCCTTCCTCGGAAGAGCTTGATGCCTTCCGCATCCCTGGCTTACCTAGAAGGTTTGATTATAAAGAGTTAGAAGTTGCTACAGATAACTTTAAGACCCTGATTGGGTCAGGTGGGTTTGGTGCTGTATATAAAGGTACACTTCCTGATAAAACAGTCGTTGCTGTAAAGAAGATCACCAACTTAGGGATCCAAGGGAAAAGAGACTTCTGCACTGAGATTGCTGTAATTGGAAATATCCATCATGTCAATTTGGTTAAACTGAAAGGTTTTTGTGCCCAAGGTAGCGTTCGCTTGTTAGTTTATGAGTATATGAATCGTGGGTCACTGGATAGGATCCTTTTTGGCACGGGACCTGTTTTGGAATGGCAAGAGAGGTTAAATATTGCACTAGGAACAGCACGTGGCCTTGCATACTTGCACAGAGGTTGCGAACATAAAATTATTCATTGTGATATCAAGCCGGAAAACATTCTTCTGCACGATCATTTCCCGGCAAAGATCTCTGATTTTGGGCTTTCAAAGCTTCTGAACCCAGAGCAGTCCAGCCTCTTCACAACAATGAGAGGCACTCGTGGCTACCTTGCACCTGAATGGCTGACAAGCTCTGCGATTACTGAAAAGACAGATGTTTATAGTTTTGGGATGGTGTTGCTTGAACTTGTGAGTGGCAGAAAAAACTGCTTATTGCGAACTCAAAGTCACAGTTTGGAGGACGATAGCACTGCTTCGCATGCATCTTCATCATCAGGGTCGGGACTCATATATTTTCCTCTGTTTGCCTTAGAGATGCATGAACAAGGAAAGTACTTGGAACTTGCTGATCCAAGACTAGAGAACCGGGTGACAAGTCAGGAGGTGGAGGGAATGACACGAGTCGCTCTGTGTTGTGTTCATGAGGAACCATCACTACGGCCAAACATGGCTACTGTGGTCGGAATGCTTGAAGGGCGGATCCCATTTTGTCAGCCCAGAGTAgaatctttgaactttttgcGCTTCTATGGGCGTAGATTTACTGAGGCTTCCATGATAGGAGAACAAAACAGATCAAACAATGCAATCTTATATTCTGAAGCGAATGTTCTTCTTACAAGCACAGCTGGCGGTTCCCATAGATCGTTCTCTTACATGTCTTCTCAGCAAGTTTCTGGCCCGAGATAG